Within the Atribacterota bacterium genome, the region CTGCCTTTAATAATAACTAATATAGATCATGGAAAAATTATAATTCTATCCATAATCTATATTAGTTTGATACATCAATTTATTCAGGCTATATATTTATCTTAGATATGATTGCCTGAACAATTTCCTCAAAAGCCTGACCTGTCTCACTTTCTCCATTACTGCAGATAAAAGGTTGACCCTGATCTCCGGATTTGACCATTTGTACATCGATGGGAATAGCCCCCAAAAATGGCACTTTAAAATCATCAGCTGCCTTTTTGCCGCCACCGGTCATAAATAAATCAATCTTCTCACCACAGTTAGGACAACGAAATCCACTCATATTCTCAATAATTCCTAAGATTGGAATATTGATATCCCTCAGGAAATGAATACATTTTCGGGAATCAGTCAAGGCAATCTCCTGTGGAGTAGTCACAATTACCCCGCCATCCAATTCGGGTATTAACTGACAAATAGATAGCGGTTCATCTCCGGTACCGGGAGGTGAATCAATGATTAAAAAGTCAAGCTTTCCCCAATGTACCTCAGCCAAAAATTGTTTAATTGCAACTCCCTTTAAAGGTCCTCTCCAGACCAGGGGTGTATCAGGAGACTTAATTAAGGAAGCCATAGAAACAGCTTTTAAATTTTCTGTTACCTTTATTGGCTCAATAAAACCATTGTTTCCGGCTAATCTTTCTCCTTCAAACCCTAACATCTTGGCAACAGAAGGTCCATGGAGATCTGCATCCAGTAAGCCAACTTTATATCCCTTTTCAGCCAAAGCACATGACAAATTAACTGATACTGAGCTTTTTCCAACACCGCCTTTGTTTGATAAAACCAATATTTTATGTTTTATGTCAGACATATTTTGTTTTAGTTTATTATTCATGTCTTCCTGGGCTTTTTGTTGATCAACTTTGCTGTTTGTATTATTCAATTTTTAAATTCCTCTTCTTCCCTCGTCCAATATAAACGAATTCTATTATTTTAAGTAAAATTATGATTAATCTTATTTTCTAACCATCATAGTTCCACATTTTGGACATTTTATCTCAGTACAGGGTTGTCCGGGTCTATGAACTTGAACTGTTCCACAGGATGGACATACACATTCTCCTCCTGGGCCTGCCCCCTGGGCAAATCTTCCTGAAGGATTATTTCTTCCTCCCATTCCTCTGCCAGTCCCTGGACCCTGACCTCTTGGACCTGTTCCATCTCCTCTAGGCATTTTTTTCACCTCCTGTAAAATAACTATTTATGATGATCCTCTTTTTCAATACCATATCCCTTACCTGCACCAGGCTGACATAATGAATCACTTTCTTTTAACTGGCCTTTAAGATATTTATGAATTACTTCATCAATATCACCACTTACGCCAACAATTGCTTTTATTCCTTTCTCGTTAAAAAGGTCTATTGCTCTTCGGCCCATACCACCACAAATAATTGTATGAACACCTTTTTCAGCCAGAAACTTAGGTAAAAAACCGGTACGATGGCCGGGATTGGGAATAATTTCCTGATTGACGACCTTTTGATCTTGTAATTCAATAATCGCAAAAGAAGGGCACCGGCCAAAATGAGCTGACACTTGATTATTATCAACAGCTATTGCAATTTTTTCCATAAAAATTCTCCTACTATACCTTTAATTTAATCCTGAATGTGGTTCTACATTTGATTGATTTGATGGTTTTAAATTCCCTTTTATGTATTCTTGAATGGCTGATTCAACAGTACCGGATACTCCGGAAATCAACTGTATACCGGCAGCATCCATAGTTCTAAATGCATTAGGTCC harbors:
- a CDS encoding Mrp/NBP35 family ATP-binding protein; this translates as MNNTNSKVDQQKAQEDMNNKLKQNMSDIKHKILVLSNKGGVGKSSVSVNLSCALAEKGYKVGLLDADLHGPSVAKMLGFEGERLAGNNGFIEPIKVTENLKAVSMASLIKSPDTPLVWRGPLKGVAIKQFLAEVHWGKLDFLIIDSPPGTGDEPLSICQLIPELDGGVIVTTPQEIALTDSRKCIHFLRDINIPILGIIENMSGFRCPNCGEKIDLFMTGGGKKAADDFKVPFLGAIPIDVQMVKSGDQGQPFICSNGESETGQAFEEIVQAIISKINI
- a CDS encoding NifB/NifX family molybdenum-iron cluster-binding protein, translated to MEKIAIAVDNNQVSAHFGRCPSFAIIELQDQKVVNQEIIPNPGHRTGFLPKFLAEKGVHTIICGGMGRRAIDLFNEKGIKAIVGVSGDIDEVIHKYLKGQLKESDSLCQPGAGKGYGIEKEDHHK